From Spirochaetota bacterium, the proteins below share one genomic window:
- a CDS encoding 50S ribosomal protein L25: MATSKWSTTELVGQPRTLGTKSANSKLRAEFRLPAIVYGPSVKENILVSIDYVSFEKLFEVNERHIAFTLKVDQVSYNVFVRDYKIDPISRRFMHIDFCIITPKVAYTTLIPIEFIGNPVGVREGGNLLTFVRKVLLRGTPENMPTKIVYNIASLQRKQNVIIRDLDIPETCKILTNKGTVLTEVK, translated from the coding sequence ATGGCTACATCAAAATGGTCTACTACAGAGTTAGTAGGACAACCCCGTACTTTAGGCACAAAAAGTGCTAACAGCAAATTGCGTGCAGAATTTCGTTTGCCTGCAATCGTATACGGACCAAGCGTAAAAGAAAATATACTTGTATCTATTGATTATGTTTCTTTCGAAAAATTATTTGAAGTCAACGAAAGACATATTGCTTTTACTCTTAAAGTAGACCAAGTTAGCTACAATGTATTTGTAAGAGATTACAAAATTGATCCAATTTCTCGTCGTTTTATGCATATTGATTTCTGTATTATTACTCCAAAAGTAGCATATACAACTCTTATTCCTATTGAATTTATTGGAAATCCAGTAGGTGTGCGTGAAGGTGGAAATCTTTTAACTTTCGTAAGAAAAGTGTTACTAAGAGGTACTCCTGAAAATATGCCTACTAAAATTGTTTATAATATTGCTTCTTTACAACGCAAACAAAATGTTATTATCAGAGATCTTGACATCCCTGAAACATGCAAAATATTAACAAACAAAGGCACCGTGCTTACAGAAGTAAAATAA
- the flgK gene encoding flagellar hook-associated protein FlgK: MISSFLGLEMGKGAMQTTQKGLQTVSHNLSNLNTKGYTRQRVTQTTMPALFPPGVNKPNIPGQLGTGVMVEEVTRIRDIYLDDRIISEKGGLGFWEQKKAMLSQMESIFNEPGNANIRTDLESFWESWQTVSENPTDDAARIHLLERTKTLNESFRAQHYTLRDMQIQTNALVEQKINRVNNIADTLATLNKQIQKQELLGDNPNDLYDKRDLLIDELSKTADIRLERNNVKEFIVYIGAEKLVQGDHATLIEAYEDPTKKGMLMPRWQQTGQEVSLGKGEILGLMEVRDRDLSEMLTRLDEFSVSIIDSVNSVHKEGFGLNGETDNLFFKELSLAKNAEGMIDFNENGILDSTALYRITGFEKINKDTIIGSNGSINFGAKRTNGPDITVDYNASETVEKVIDKINRSGAEVTAFLDNMGRLTFKAQATENKDVPQFMLRHLEDSGEFLTGIAGILAESGQEGAYNWRDVTALEALNTPRNLISLTPEDNVASWINLDNAVVNRPEGIAVSQGYDSTGEGNPNIPTGFNDNRNALDMANLRFGTMMTGRASTFDDYLQQTISKAGTLSEQAIRSFDKTDAVATSLKGLRSKISGVSVDEEMTKMITLQHAYNAAARLVSTTDRLLDVLINRMGV; encoded by the coding sequence ATGATTTCTTCATTTTTAGGATTGGAGATGGGTAAAGGTGCAATGCAAACCACCCAAAAAGGTCTTCAAACAGTCAGTCATAATTTGAGCAATCTTAACACAAAAGGTTATACAAGACAACGAGTTACGCAGACAACAATGCCAGCTCTATTTCCACCTGGTGTAAACAAGCCAAATATTCCTGGACAATTAGGGACAGGGGTAATGGTAGAAGAGGTTACAAGAATCAGAGATATTTATCTAGATGATAGAATTATTTCTGAAAAAGGTGGGCTTGGATTTTGGGAACAAAAAAAAGCAATGCTTAGTCAAATGGAAAGTATTTTCAATGAACCAGGTAATGCTAATATCAGAACGGATCTAGAATCCTTTTGGGAATCATGGCAAACAGTGTCAGAGAATCCAACTGATGATGCGGCTCGTATTCATTTGTTAGAGCGTACAAAAACGCTTAACGAAAGTTTCCGAGCACAACATTATACGCTAAGAGATATGCAAATACAAACAAATGCTCTTGTAGAACAAAAAATTAATAGAGTCAATAATATTGCAGATACTCTTGCAACTCTTAACAAACAAATTCAAAAACAAGAATTATTAGGTGACAATCCTAATGATTTATATGACAAAAGAGATTTACTTATAGATGAATTATCAAAAACTGCTGACATTCGCTTGGAAAGAAATAATGTAAAAGAATTTATTGTATATATTGGTGCGGAAAAATTAGTGCAGGGAGATCATGCTACTCTTATTGAAGCATATGAAGATCCCACCAAAAAAGGTATGCTTATGCCAAGATGGCAACAAACTGGTCAAGAAGTTTCTTTAGGTAAAGGAGAGATATTAGGATTGATGGAAGTGCGTGATAGAGATCTATCAGAAATGTTAACACGCTTGGATGAATTTTCTGTGAGTATTATTGATTCTGTGAACTCTGTGCACAAAGAAGGATTTGGACTTAACGGTGAAACAGACAATCTTTTTTTCAAAGAGTTATCATTAGCCAAAAATGCTGAAGGTATGATTGATTTTAATGAAAATGGTATTTTGGATAGTACAGCTTTGTATAGAATTACAGGTTTTGAAAAAATCAATAAAGACACTATTATTGGTTCTAATGGCTCGATAAATTTCGGAGCTAAAAGAACTAATGGTCCAGATATCACTGTTGATTACAATGCTAGTGAAACAGTAGAGAAAGTGATTGATAAGATTAATAGATCTGGAGCGGAAGTAACAGCATTTTTAGATAATATGGGTCGACTAACTTTCAAAGCTCAAGCAACAGAAAACAAAGATGTACCTCAATTTATGCTTCGTCACTTAGAAGATTCTGGTGAATTTCTCACAGGTATTGCAGGAATATTGGCAGAATCTGGACAAGAAGGAGCTTATAATTGGCGTGATGTAACAGCCTTAGAAGCATTGAATACGCCAAGAAATTTGATTTCTCTTACGCCAGAGGATAATGTCGCTAGTTGGATTAATCTTGATAATGCGGTAGTTAACAGACCTGAAGGAATAGCGGTATCACAAGGTTATGATAGTACAGGGGAAGGTAACCCTAATATACCAACAGGTTTTAATGATAATAGAAATGCACTAGATATGGCAAATTTACGCTTTGGTACTATGATGACAGGACGAGCCTCTACTTTTGATGATTATCTTCAACAAACAATTTCCAAAGCTGGAACTTTGTCAGAACAAGCGATTCGTTCTTTTGACAAAACAGATGCTGTAGCAACTTCATTAAAAGGTCTTAGAAGTAAGATTTCTGGAGTGAGTGTTGATGAAGAAATGACAAAAATGATTACTTTACAACATGCTTATAATGCTGCGGCACGACTAGTGTCGACAACAGATAGATTGTTGGATGTTCTTATTAATAGAATGGGTGTATAA
- a CDS encoding GIY-YIG nuclease family protein produces MKKTNSSNFSDGPWFVYIILCHNNSLYTGITKDVNRRFKEHATGKGAKYTKIYKPVCIVHIEEYENHSLAIKREIKIKSYPTKKKQTLHNIDI; encoded by the coding sequence ATGAAAAAAACAAATTCTAGTAATTTTTCTGATGGTCCATGGTTTGTCTATATTATTCTTTGTCATAATAATAGTCTGTATACAGGTATTACAAAAGATGTAAATAGAAGATTCAAAGAACATGCTACAGGTAAAGGTGCTAAATATACTAAGATTTACAAACCTGTGTGTATTGTTCACATAGAAGAATACGAAAATCATTCTTTAGCTATTAAAAGAGAGATAAAAATAAAATCTTACCCTACTAAAAAAAAACAAACATTACATAATATAGATATATAG
- the flgN gene encoding flagellar export chaperone FlgN, with protein sequence MVNKCEISEQLLDVLVEIKTAVQKILDTEDQKYDIIKNMETDQLIAINEDESIILYNIENFEIKRMDLVETLSLKIGFDPQQPISKVALFLSKEYKDAILAISMDIRNICTRIDIITDRNEYMLNSSVEIISQILELSQGTSVDQYNSHGLSTDIKKHNLHMLDQLV encoded by the coding sequence ATGGTAAATAAATGTGAAATTTCAGAACAACTTTTAGATGTTTTGGTTGAAATCAAAACTGCTGTGCAAAAAATTCTGGATACAGAAGATCAAAAATATGATATTATTAAAAATATGGAAACAGATCAATTAATAGCAATTAATGAAGATGAGTCAATTATTCTATATAATATAGAAAATTTTGAAATAAAAAGAATGGATTTAGTAGAAACACTTTCTTTGAAAATAGGTTTTGATCCTCAACAACCTATTTCAAAAGTAGCTTTATTTTTATCAAAAGAATATAAAGATGCTATTTTAGCTATTAGTATGGACATTAGAAATATTTGTACTCGTATTGATATCATTACAGACAGAAATGAATATATGTTGAATAGTAGTGTAGAAATTATTTCTCAAATTCTAGAGTTATCGCAGGGAACTTCTGTGGATCAATATAATAGTCATGGTTTGAGCACAGATATTAAAAAACATAATTTACATATGTTGGATCAATTAGTATAA
- the pth gene encoding aminoacyl-tRNA hydrolase, with protein sequence MKLIVGLGNPGDSYSKTRHNLGFLVLDHLAKRHNISIDIKKKKSLIGKMRLNNEKIIILKPQTFINLSGEAVLYMASFLRIQPQNIIVVCDDANLSFGNVSVKKYGTSGGHNGVKSLIKFLKADDFPRVRIGIGRPTNTQIPLESYVLGSFSKDEIRKLTPTIDKACDMIEKILCGEIDNCIESLTEYSQKELSTPVL encoded by the coding sequence GTGAAACTTATTGTTGGTCTCGGAAATCCTGGTGATTCATACTCTAAAACAAGGCATAACTTAGGGTTTTTAGTTTTAGATCATTTAGCCAAAAGACATAATATTTCTATTGATATCAAAAAAAAGAAATCACTTATTGGAAAAATGCGTTTAAATAATGAAAAAATTATTATTTTGAAACCACAAACATTTATTAATCTTAGTGGTGAAGCTGTATTATACATGGCTAGTTTTTTAAGAATCCAACCACAAAATATTATTGTTGTTTGTGATGATGCTAATTTATCATTTGGAAATGTGTCTGTGAAAAAATATGGGACATCTGGTGGTCATAACGGTGTTAAATCACTAATCAAATTTCTAAAAGCTGATGATTTCCCTCGTGTTCGCATAGGGATAGGACGACCCACAAATACACAAATACCTTTAGAATCATATGTGTTAGGATCTTTTTCTAAAGATGAAATAAGAAAATTAACACCCACTATAGATAAAGCTTGTGATATGATAGAAAAAATTCTTTGTGGTGAGATTGATAACTGTATAGAATCTCTCACAGAATATTCTCAAAAAGAATTATCTACTCCTGTTTTATAA